TAAGACACGCGCGTGCAAAGTTTCACCCCAAAAGGCACAGTCAACGAGGTGCGCGCAGTGCGATAAATGTGTTCTGGCTGGTGTCCCGTGACCACAGTTGGAGACGTTCAGTGTCTATTTGGCTCAAAGCCAAATCGCGATCAACAAGCCGCCGTCATTGAGCATCGTGAGCAGACATCCTTTCCCCTTTCTCCagacaggcgcagcgctTCGCCACGGCCGGGCAAGCCTGAGGCATGACAGGCTCTCACATTTCGTCTACTGCTCCTTTGGTCCTGCTCTTCGATTTCTCTCCTTCTATCGCCAGATCCGTTTGTTTCAAACAGGCCAAAAAAGCCCGACGCTCTTTGCGCCTGGAACTTCATGCATGCCCAAGTGCGTGGTCCCTGCGTTAGATCAATATATACTGGTTGAGTGAATACTAGCGGCTAAATGCCAATCGAAAACTTGGGAATTGTGGGCGACCTCCGGAACACAGCCGCAACAGGAACAAGCGAAGCCTGCTAGAGATAGTTGCAGTTGACCACGGTCGGTGGTAACCCGTGTGTACACGCCACGAAGTGACAATCTCCTCTTTCGTTCGATGCTCCTGCTTCAGATGAGCCATTTGCGTGTGGAAAAGGCCGGCAAGGCCTTTTCAGGATCACCGGCCTCCTCGTGCAGTGCAGAGAGGGCCAACGTTCTAATGAAGTCGTTGTGTGTAGGCTCTTATGGCTGCTTGCCGGAGAGGCGATTAAGGTGGCATTATGCTCCAACTGATCAGAGATCTCATATGTGGCTTGGAATAGTGACGCCTTTCTCCCACCCAGCCTACGACGGGGGGGCAGGATCCAGCTCGTAGATTTTCTCGCAGCGTTCCCTCTTCACAGAGGTAAAAAAGACAGATACTTGCGCTCTACGCTAGCCCCCTGAAAGTATGTCGATGTCTCCGAACCCTGTCTACCTGCAACTGTTTTCGCCCCAGAGGAACAGGAATCCCAGTGAGGTGCTCACGCCAGACCACTGTAGTGCACTCTGTTTTCCTTGTCCGCCTTTCCTGCCTCTTTGCCGACACTTTCGGCGCTCTGTGTAGTATCAAAGGCAACCCACGAAGACAGAATCTCCGGTGTGCCGGAAGGAAGGATTTTCATCTACGACAGCGCGGTTAAGCAGTAGGTCGACACCCCCGCTTTGCCGCCCACGACTTTGAGGCCATCCATAGCGTTCTCTCGTAGGATTCACTGCCACGGTATATGCAAGGCGGAAAGTGGCGGGCCCCGTTCATCAGGATGTCCGATTCACGAAGATGCCTGTGCTGCTTTTCCTCGTATAAATCTATGTGATCACTACTTCTGCGATCTGAGCGGAATCAACGAGGGAGCCAACCATTGTGTTTGACCTGTAGATCGGCTTGAGTAAGACCTGCCAGCCCCTCCGTTTTCTCGTCGCCCTGGCGCTAGCCGCCTGTTTTTGCTTCGATCTCCGGATAGAAAAAAAGCCAAAGCAGAAGCCGCCCGGATGCTGTCCGCGCACAAAGTCTTATCCCCCCTAAAAGTGCCAGGGATGGAACCAACCATGTGGAAGCGTTTGCGTGGAAGGCCTGCACCACTTCATAGCTCCTAGGGGACTTCGCAATTTGTTGCCGTTCTCGAGACGAGAGAAAGCCCTCAAGCGGGTCAGGGGTGATGTATTGATTGACTAGTGAACGCAACCGATGCGATTATGCATGGAAGCTCCTTTGGGTGTCGACAAGTGCGAGACGGAATGGCTCTTTAGAAGGAAACGTCAATCGGACAAAATGAGGTGGGTGGGGCCGAGCTGAAGGGTTGAAGGCATTACAATTGAGTCAGCGGTTCCACACTGACGTAGCCTCGGTGAACTGCAACAGAAGAGTTTGCCGAACTCACATACTGGTATGACAACTGTCTTGCAGAACGTTCTGATGGCCTCGGGTCAGACCCATTCCCTCTCAGCACCAGTGATCTACAGGTGCCTGCCTTTTAGACGGTGAATGGTATTGTGTAGCTCTGCTCACAGAACACCGCCGCGACCATTCCAAAGCCCACCAGAGATGTCACCTTGTGGCTTTTCTTTTATGTTCCTCGCAATTCTCAGCTTGTCTGTTGGGCTTCTTCGTGGGTGAGTGTGGCTTGTCTCTGCCGGTTTCCCCTACAGAGGCCCTCCCTGGTTGAACGCCACTGGAAGCCCGAGCAACAGCTCTGCGAGCACACAACTCGACTGTGTTTTACGTTCATCTCGACTGACAAGAATCAGAGACCCCTGCAACGGCAGTTGACTTGCTCCCTAGCTTTTTAGGGGAAGGCtgcagacagccgcggcATGCCCACTGTCGGGTCCTGAGGAGGATGACAATCTGTCCAAGCTTTGAAACAAGAGCAAGAACACGAAACTCAGTGTGGAGCCAGGAAGTTGCAGTCGAGACGTGCTCGACCATCGCTTGGTCTCGAGGGAAGGGTGTCTATTGCTCCTCTATGCGCGAGCCTTCTTCCTGTGCCTCTCGCCAGCCTCTCAGTCCCCACTAGACTCTTCGCAGgccagcggcgtctgcaggcttCACCGTCTGTCACAGACAAACACGCAGCTTTCGGCGGCTGCGCTAAATTGCTGAACGAGTTCCCCGTTCCCCTTTTGTTCCTCGGCTCACATGTTCCCTGGCGCCCACGAGAGTCTCCTCCTGTGTCGTTTCCGCCCTTCGAGGGGGCTCTGGGCATTCGCGCGATTCAGAGAACACTGAGACGCCGTCCTCGTTGTGGCGGCcctgcgcgagggcggctACTGCGGGCTGTCTACACTCTTCTAAACAACTCACCGCTCTAGCTGACCAAGTGATTGCACAGTATTAAGTATTTACTaccggcgctcgcgggggACCGGGGCGTCAGCAAGTAGAGGGCGCAGAACGCCGAACGCTACTGGCGCTCGCTGAACGGTTGGACACTTTCCAGCCTCCGCAGAAAACCGGAGCGCGGCCcgcttctccgtcgcggTCGGGCTTGCGGGGTCAAAGAGAGAGGTGCACGCGCCACGGTGGCGCGACGACCGAGTCGAGCCTGTGCACCCAACAACGGGAGACCATCCACCCAAGGAAcacgccctcgcggccgtgGAACCCAGCGCGAGGATGTCCATTCCTGCTTTCCCACTTTTACCGGAACCGTGTGTACAAAACACTCGTATTTTTCAAAGCTTGTGCAAGTTTCCCACAGTTGTGGTGGCAGCATAGTCTGACATTACGTGTTTCTTCCAAAATGAAGCGCGCGGTTTTTTCCACTCTTGTTCTGAGCCTGGGTGTCGTCGCGGCCCCTCCCCTCGTTAGTAAGTAAAGTGCCACCTGGGAGCTAGAAAAGGAGGGAAGAAGATGGCGTTTCAAGGAAGCGCAAATGCCACATCAAGTTTTCCACAGCAATGACGTAAGAGGGGGTCTCCTTAATGGACAGAACGGTGCGTttggcaggcgccgctgaggAGGACCCATGGTCAAGCTGAGGCGAAACGCGAACGAGCGCCGCAAGCCTCGTCAGCAGGACGCCTCCCGGCGCATGCTGTGTTCCTACAATGTATTAACCAAAAGTCTGTGTACACTTGTGGCGCGGACTGCCTTCCCATGCTGCGACAGAAGCGGACGCGAGGCGTGTactctgcctcttcgctcgcgcgggcgacgcgccacCGGCGGTCCCGCAGACACCTGTGCAACCAACCCTTCTCGGCGGCCATTCCATATCCGTCTTGCGAAAGgctcagcgcggcggcgttaCCTCTTAGGGATATAAATGCCACTGTGCTGTGCTCGACGTGTCTGCAGGAGCCTCCGAGTCGACCCCCACCAGTGAGAGTGAAGTGGAACAGTTGCTGGGCGAGGACGCTGAAGTCCTTGAACAGCTGTCGACGGGCTTCAGCGCGGAGACCATGGCCGCACTCTTCTCTAGTCTGGGAATCCACCTCGACACAGACATTACTGACGCAGTCAAGGTCGCTGAGGGACAGATCGACCTGAGCAAGTTTGCTTCAGAGTTTTTCGAGAAAATGCATACAGCGCTGACCAGCAACAAGGCTCTGCAGGAGTTCCTCGGGCAGATGGAAGGCCCGGAAGACCTCAGGGATCTGTTCGAAAAGTTGAAGCGCTTGACCAAGGAGGGAGGTTCTGATCCCGAACAGGTGGAGGAAATCTTGCTGGAAGCGAGGGATGCCACTGAGGGCGAGGCCGGATCTGTCAATACGACTGTTGACGCCTAAATCACTTGCGAGGGTAAAAGGTAACAGTGGACCGCTACGCGCCAAGAAGGCCCTTGACCAAGATGCAATCTCTCAGTCATCACATTTGGCCCTTGTACGCATTTGACGTGAGCAGCGAAACCGATGTAATAAGTTTGCCTCGAGAAATTTCGTTTGACGGATTCAACACGGACATGTGTGATTTGTGCTTTCTTCTGACGATGAGCGTACGGCCTCTCAAGTGAGAAAGCCGGTCAGACGTTTCCCCTCCTAACTCG
Above is a window of Besnoitia besnoiti strain Bb-Ger1 chromosome Unknown contig00007, whole genome shotgun sequence DNA encoding:
- a CDS encoding uncharacterized protein (encoded by transcript BESB_072020); this encodes MKRAVFSTLVLSLGVVAAPPLVRASESTPTSESEVEQLLGEDAEVLEQLSTGFSAETMAALFSSLGIHLDTDITDAVKVAEGQIDLSKFASEFFEKMHTALTSNKALQEFLGQMEGPEDLRDLFEKLKRLTKEGGSDPEQVEEILLEARDATEGEAGSVNTTVDA